In Prosthecochloris sp. GSB1, the following proteins share a genomic window:
- a CDS encoding ABC-F family ATP-binding cassette domain-containing protein produces MFEARNISLSAGTKDLLIDASFRVGDRDRVGLVGLNGTGKSTLLRFIDETGTGKTTLCGGQIIRSSDTTIGYLPQEISFDGDLEKTSLGYVLQANHKLNALAAAIEHLQKELDDPSQDHSSETYGRVIEKFSEASHEFERLGGYKMEAEAEKVLAGLGFTASDFRKKVREFSGGWQMRLLIARLLLQKPTLLLLDEPTNHLDIDSLRWLENYMRNYEHSCIVVSHDRFFLDKVTTRTLEINFRTVHEYKGNYSYYEKEKAQRFELMMAKYENDLKKMAHLKAFVDRFRYKATKARQAQSRLRQMQKLEEELQAPEENLSHISFSFPKARPSGKEVLKLENVSKSWPLPDGSAKKVLEHIDLEVMRGDRIAIVGSNGAGKSTFCRIVSGDLEHGGRMTVGHNVSLNYFAQHQTENLDPEKTVLQEMMDAAPNAQSQRTVRDILGCFLFGGDSVEKKTAVLSGGEKSRLSLARILLQASNLLIMDEPTNHLDMRSKEMLIEALEKYDGTLMVVSHDRYFLDSLVNKVIEIRNGALRLYLGGYAEYLEKSEKEAGAEHAAGQKNASTDRAIRKKAPDKKTGGSRDASRLEKKIQELENEQKSCERLMAEPDFYSGAEDETQKIVRRYQELGREIEKLYKAWESAAG; encoded by the coding sequence ATGTTTGAAGCCAGAAACATAAGTCTCAGCGCCGGCACTAAAGACCTGCTGATCGATGCCTCCTTCCGCGTCGGCGACCGGGACCGCGTCGGGCTCGTCGGACTTAACGGCACCGGAAAATCCACCCTGCTGCGGTTCATCGACGAAACCGGAACCGGCAAGACCACACTCTGCGGCGGACAGATTATCCGTTCTTCCGACACGACGATCGGCTATCTTCCCCAGGAAATATCCTTCGACGGAGATCTTGAAAAAACCTCGCTCGGCTATGTGCTTCAGGCGAACCACAAGCTCAATGCCCTCGCCGCAGCCATCGAACATCTGCAAAAGGAACTCGACGATCCGTCCCAGGATCATTCGAGCGAAACCTACGGCCGCGTGATCGAAAAATTCAGCGAGGCCTCTCACGAATTCGAGCGCCTGGGGGGCTACAAGATGGAAGCCGAGGCCGAGAAGGTCCTGGCGGGGCTCGGCTTCACCGCAAGCGATTTCAGGAAAAAAGTGCGTGAATTTTCCGGCGGCTGGCAGATGCGCCTGCTGATCGCCCGCCTGCTGTTGCAGAAACCGACGCTGCTTTTGCTCGACGAACCGACGAACCACCTCGACATTGACTCGCTCAGGTGGCTGGAAAATTACATGCGCAACTACGAACACAGTTGCATCGTGGTCTCGCACGACCGATTCTTTCTCGACAAGGTCACCACGAGAACCCTCGAAATCAACTTCCGGACCGTCCACGAATACAAGGGAAACTACAGCTACTACGAAAAAGAGAAAGCGCAGCGTTTCGAGCTCATGATGGCAAAATACGAGAACGATCTCAAAAAAATGGCCCATCTGAAAGCCTTCGTCGACCGCTTCCGCTACAAGGCGACCAAGGCAAGGCAGGCGCAGAGCAGATTGCGGCAGATGCAGAAGCTGGAGGAGGAACTGCAAGCGCCCGAGGAAAACCTTTCGCATATTTCGTTCAGCTTTCCCAAAGCCCGCCCTTCGGGAAAGGAGGTGCTCAAGCTCGAAAACGTATCGAAATCGTGGCCCCTTCCCGACGGTTCAGCGAAAAAGGTCCTCGAACATATCGATCTCGAAGTCATGCGGGGCGACCGGATAGCGATCGTCGGCTCGAACGGGGCGGGAAAAAGCACCTTCTGCCGAATCGTCTCGGGGGACCTCGAACACGGAGGCCGCATGACCGTCGGCCACAACGTCTCGCTGAACTACTTCGCCCAGCACCAGACGGAAAACCTCGATCCTGAAAAAACAGTCCTGCAGGAAATGATGGATGCCGCTCCGAACGCCCAATCCCAGCGGACGGTGCGGGATATCCTCGGCTGCTTCCTCTTCGGCGGAGACAGCGTGGAAAAAAAGACCGCCGTTCTTTCCGGCGGAGAAAAGTCGAGGCTGTCGCTGGCAAGGATTCTCCTGCAGGCATCGAACCTGCTGATAATGGACGAGCCGACCAACCATCTCGACATGCGCTCGAAGGAGATGCTGATCGAGGCTCTCGAGAAGTACGACGGAACGCTGATGGTTGTCAGTCACGACCGTTATTTTCTCGACAGTCTGGTGAACAAGGTGATCGAAATCAGAAACGGCGCCCTGCGGTTGTATCTGGGCGGTTATGCGGAATATCTCGAAAAATCCGAGAAAGAAGCAGGCGCGGAACATGCCGCCGGACAAAAAAACGCATCCACCGATCGGGCCATAAGAAAAAAGGCGCCGGACAAAAAAACAGGGGGCAGCCGTGACGCTTCACGGCTGGAAAAAAAGATACAGGAACTCGAAAACGAGCAGAAGAGCTGTGAACGTCTGATGGCGGAGCCGGACTTCTACTCCGGAGCGGAGGATGAGACGCAAAAGATCGTCAGGCGCTACCAGGAACTCGGCCGGGAAATAGAAAAGCTCTACAAGGCATGGGAATCGGCGGCCGGATAA
- a CDS encoding cupin domain-containing protein yields the protein MQPADYWIETLELSKHPEGGYYRETYRSKASYRFRRNPDFSGNRAYATAIFYLLRGGERSRLHRIKSDELWFFHAGRPLSVYLFHDVGFMSSFTLDTSKGLIQGMVPANTWFGAALDTDDGEAYALTSCVVSPGFDFSDFTFADRDALTRKFPQYSDLIRKLS from the coding sequence ATGCAGCCTGCTGATTACTGGATTGAAACACTGGAACTGTCGAAACACCCGGAAGGCGGTTATTACAGGGAAACGTACCGGAGCAAGGCAAGTTACCGGTTCCGCAGGAACCCGGACTTTTCCGGAAACCGGGCCTATGCGACGGCGATTTTCTATCTGCTCAGGGGCGGCGAACGTTCAAGACTGCACAGAATAAAATCGGACGAGCTTTGGTTTTTCCACGCAGGCAGACCTCTTTCGGTTTATCTGTTCCATGATGTCGGCTTCATGTCGTCCTTCACGCTCGACACGTCGAAAGGGCTCATCCAGGGTATGGTTCCCGCAAACACATGGTTCGGAGCCGCTCTCGACACCGATGACGGGGAAGCCTACGCACTCACCAGTTGCGTGGTTTCTCCGGGATTCGACTTCAGCGATTTCACTTTCGCGGACCGCGACGCCCTTACCAGAAAGTTCCCTCAGTATTCGGACCTCATACGAAAACTCTCCTGA
- the hemN gene encoding oxygen-independent coproporphyrinogen III oxidase — protein MATNLADKYSNPGPRYTSYPTIPSWSTDGVTQEQWKEAMIKGFNDSNDTTGVSMYIHIPYCENYCYFCGCNAHRTQDHSFEEPYLQALLKEWQMYLDVFPGTLNVKEMHIGGGTPTFFSPENLVRLINGLYEHVNRMDDYMFSFETNPRSTSTEHLEALYSVGFRRMSFGIQDFDPVVQNEINRSQPFELVKEKVDIAREIGFTSVNFDLVYGLPKQTLATVTDTIRKVMELKPDRIAFYAYGHNPHMYEGQRRFKEKDLPVGAEKQELYDKGLEMLESIGYHEIGMDHFALEGDALYDAARNGSLHRNFMGYTENTTQMMLALGSSSISDTWYAFAQNERHHDAYMKAVEEGRFPLYRGHLLTDEDLVLRRHILNLMCRQETSWEDPKFYCDELDVARFRLEDMQNDGIVELRENGVRVTETGIPFLRNICMAFDARLWRSDSLSKAYNVSRDIQAQYIEKARRAKEEQQVEG, from the coding sequence ATGGCAACAAATCTGGCGGACAAGTACAGCAATCCCGGTCCCAGGTACACCAGCTACCCCACGATTCCTTCATGGAGCACCGATGGGGTGACGCAGGAGCAGTGGAAAGAGGCGATGATCAAGGGCTTCAACGACAGCAACGACACCACAGGCGTGAGCATGTACATTCACATCCCGTACTGTGAAAACTACTGCTATTTCTGCGGCTGCAACGCTCATCGAACGCAGGATCATTCTTTCGAGGAACCCTATCTTCAGGCTCTTCTTAAAGAGTGGCAGATGTACCTCGACGTGTTTCCCGGCACGCTCAACGTCAAGGAAATGCATATCGGCGGCGGAACGCCTACCTTTTTCAGCCCCGAGAATCTTGTCAGGCTGATCAACGGCCTCTACGAACATGTGAACCGGATGGATGATTACATGTTCAGTTTCGAAACCAATCCCCGCTCCACCTCGACGGAGCACCTGGAGGCCCTCTACAGCGTGGGATTCAGGCGGATGAGCTTCGGTATACAGGACTTCGATCCCGTCGTCCAGAACGAGATCAACCGTTCGCAGCCCTTTGAACTCGTGAAGGAAAAAGTGGATATCGCTCGCGAGATAGGGTTTACTTCGGTCAATTTCGATCTTGTCTACGGCCTGCCCAAGCAGACGCTGGCCACTGTGACGGACACGATCAGGAAAGTCATGGAACTCAAGCCTGACCGTATAGCGTTCTATGCCTACGGTCACAATCCTCACATGTACGAAGGACAGCGGCGCTTCAAGGAAAAGGACCTGCCCGTAGGCGCCGAGAAGCAGGAACTCTACGACAAGGGGCTTGAAATGCTCGAGTCGATCGGTTACCACGAGATCGGCATGGATCATTTCGCGCTCGAAGGCGACGCGCTCTACGATGCGGCAAGAAACGGTTCGCTCCACAGGAATTTCATGGGCTATACCGAGAACACCACGCAGATGATGCTGGCGCTCGGTTCATCGTCCATCAGCGATACCTGGTACGCGTTCGCCCAGAACGAACGCCATCACGACGCTTACATGAAAGCGGTCGAAGAAGGGCGCTTCCCTCTCTACCGAGGTCATCTTCTTACCGACGAGGATCTTGTGCTTCGCCGCCATATTCTCAATCTCATGTGTCGTCAGGAAACATCCTGGGAGGATCCGAAGTTCTATTGCGACGAGCTCGACGTGGCCAGGTTCCGGCTCGAGGATATGCAGAACGATGGCATCGTGGAGCTTCGCGAAAACGGCGTTCGCGTCACGGAGACGGGAATTCCTTTTCTGCGCAACATTTGCATGGCTTTCGACGCCAGGCTCTGGAGGTCCGACAGCCTTTCGAAAGCCTACAACGTTTCAAGGGACATTCAGGCCCAGTACATCGAGAAAGCCAGAAGAGCCAAAGAGGAGCAGCAGGTAGAAGGCTGA
- a CDS encoding Gfo/Idh/MocA family protein, whose protein sequence is MTRLPLKIGFVGSGWARIAQAPAFAILDGVELAAISSPTRHRREKFRDLFGIPHAFENWQDLMRSDLDLVCITSPPDLHREMALSALASGKSILCEKPMALTVEEASEMVGAAGRSGSLALIDHELRFHPAVRQMKLMIESGEIGRLYEIRSVVTLASRNRPDLPYSWWCEESRGGGALGAIGSHLIDLARFLVGEISDVSCDLVRHIPVRPDHDGNPRKVTSDDGFSLRITFGPSSLAFGGPCCCNVTTVSGYTSFAFEAVGSLKTVMFDGAGKLREVRNGAAKGGAASSTPRSGVRSSRSFPGMNWCCRRKYVSPRWRFTASSPSVSRFSRTGLSGRCKAGGGNWPTRHPSRTDWLFRKSCMRAGYLHPKSAGWRLSEACIISISLGKIPWKSINFPVGKPYSLLKYQDGVCHVRRRFADQRSA, encoded by the coding sequence ATGACCAGGCTCCCGTTGAAAATCGGATTCGTCGGCAGCGGCTGGGCGCGCATTGCCCAGGCGCCGGCCTTCGCCATCCTCGACGGAGTCGAACTCGCGGCGATTTCCAGCCCGACACGTCACCGCAGGGAAAAATTCCGCGACCTGTTCGGCATACCGCATGCGTTCGAGAACTGGCAGGACCTGATGAGGAGCGATCTCGATCTGGTCTGCATCACTTCTCCGCCCGACCTGCACCGGGAGATGGCGTTGTCCGCTTTGGCATCGGGGAAAAGCATACTATGCGAAAAACCGATGGCGTTGACCGTCGAAGAGGCTTCCGAGATGGTCGGGGCGGCCGGGAGAAGCGGCAGCCTTGCGCTGATCGATCATGAATTGCGGTTTCATCCCGCGGTTCGGCAGATGAAGCTGATGATCGAGAGCGGAGAGATCGGCCGCCTTTACGAGATTCGGTCGGTCGTGACCCTGGCGAGCCGGAATCGACCTGATCTGCCTTACTCCTGGTGGTGCGAAGAATCGAGAGGCGGCGGTGCGCTGGGCGCAATCGGTTCGCATCTGATCGACCTGGCCCGTTTTCTGGTCGGAGAGATCAGCGATGTGTCCTGCGATCTCGTACGCCATATACCCGTGCGTCCAGACCATGACGGCAACCCGCGGAAGGTCACTTCGGACGATGGCTTTTCGCTGCGAATCACGTTCGGCCCCTCTTCGCTGGCATTCGGGGGGCCTTGCTGCTGCAACGTCACTACCGTGAGCGGTTATACGTCGTTTGCTTTCGAGGCTGTCGGGAGCCTGAAGACCGTCATGTTCGACGGGGCGGGAAAGCTCCGGGAGGTGAGGAACGGAGCCGCGAAGGGGGGCGCAGCCTCGTCGACCCCCCGCAGTGGCGTGAGGTCGAGCCGGTCCTTCCCTGGGATGAACTGGTGTTGCAGGAGAAAATACGTCAGTCCTCGCTGGCGGTTCACGGCATCTTCGCCGTCGGTTTCGCGTTTTTCGCGCACAGGATTGTCAGGGCGTTGCAAGGCGGGCGGCGGGAACTGGCCGACGCGGCATCCTTCGAGGACGGACTGGCTGTTCAGAAAGTCTTGCATGCGTGCCGGATATCTTCATCCGAAAAGCGCAGGGTGGCGGTTGTCTGAAGCCTGCATCATATCAATTTCCCTTGGAAAAATCCCGTGGAAAAGCATTAACTTTCCTGTAGGGAAACCATACTCCCTGCTGAAGTATCAAGACGGAGTCTGCCATGTTAGGAGACGTTTTGCTGATCAACGATCAGCATAA
- a CDS encoding aspartate aminotransferase family protein gives MRSVINSETEQRLFFHNYKRLPLSVSRGEGRYLYMEDGSRYLDMISGIGVNALGYGDRRIVEAITRQAGKLIHASNLFMMKPQFELAEKLIGITGLSKVFFANSGTEAIEAAIKLSRKWAAGSGNPAKKQVLSLSNCFHGRTYGAMSLTAKPKYLEGFDPLLPATGSIAFNDIEDLESKVTGDTAAVFVECVQGEGGVHGISKEFLALLAELRKKHDFLVVADEIQAGCGRTGKFCSYMHFGLEPDIVCLAKPLGGGLPLSAVIGSPKLENVFAAGNHGTTFGGNPVACAAGLALIDAIYEDALMERATESGEWLKNEIDALAARHPQIEDVRQYGLMIGITVRREASYYVEEALKRKVIVNATSQNVIRLLPPLNLDLDEAQQCIDCLDEIFSQET, from the coding sequence ATGCGAAGCGTTATCAACAGCGAAACGGAACAACGGTTGTTTTTTCATAACTACAAGCGCCTGCCGCTCTCGGTATCCCGCGGAGAAGGGCGGTATCTCTACATGGAGGACGGATCACGATATCTCGACATGATCTCCGGCATTGGCGTCAACGCCCTCGGCTATGGCGACCGCAGGATCGTCGAAGCCATCACGAGGCAGGCGGGAAAGCTCATCCACGCATCCAATCTCTTCATGATGAAACCCCAGTTCGAGCTGGCCGAAAAGCTGATCGGCATCACGGGGCTTTCAAAGGTATTTTTTGCCAACAGCGGCACCGAAGCGATCGAGGCGGCAATAAAACTTTCGCGAAAATGGGCCGCAGGCTCCGGTAACCCGGCGAAAAAACAGGTACTGTCGCTCTCCAACTGTTTCCATGGCAGAACATACGGAGCGATGTCGCTGACCGCCAAGCCCAAGTACCTGGAAGGCTTCGATCCGCTGCTCCCGGCAACCGGCTCGATCGCCTTCAACGACATCGAGGATCTCGAGAGCAAGGTTACCGGCGACACCGCGGCGGTCTTCGTCGAATGCGTCCAGGGAGAGGGCGGCGTCCACGGGATATCGAAGGAGTTTCTCGCCTTACTCGCGGAACTGCGAAAAAAACATGACTTTCTGGTCGTTGCCGACGAAATTCAGGCAGGATGCGGCAGAACGGGGAAATTCTGCAGTTACATGCATTTCGGACTCGAGCCGGACATCGTCTGTCTCGCCAAACCGCTCGGAGGAGGCCTCCCTCTTTCCGCGGTAATCGGCAGTCCGAAACTCGAAAACGTCTTTGCCGCCGGAAATCACGGAACCACGTTCGGAGGCAATCCGGTCGCCTGCGCCGCCGGCCTGGCGCTGATCGACGCAATTTACGAGGACGCTCTCATGGAGCGAGCCACAGAAAGCGGCGAATGGCTCAAAAACGAGATCGATGCGCTGGCCGCAAGACACCCGCAGATAGAAGATGTTCGTCAGTACGGCCTGATGATCGGCATCACCGTCCGCCGGGAGGCCTCGTACTACGTGGAGGAAGCGCTGAAAAGAAAGGTCATCGTCAACGCGACGAGCCAGAACGTCATCAGACTGCTGCCGCCGCTCAACCTCGACCTCGATGAAGCACAGCAATGTATCGACTGCCTCGATGAAATCTTCAGCCAGGAAACCTAA
- a CDS encoding NAD(P)/FAD-dependent oxidoreductase, giving the protein MKHVVIVGGGFAGIHAARELGNRKDIRVTLIDRKNYHLFQPLLYQVAMSALGPSDIAEPLRNMLAHFRNVTVFKGNVVNISLDEKIVHTDFGDMSYDYLVLACGVKHHYFGHEEWEEHAPGLKTIAQATEIRRRVMEAYEAAERTADPVERKKLLTFVIVGGGPTGVELAGSIGEMSRFTLSRFYKHIDPKLTRIFIVEAAPRILGPFAPELSSKATRALEQLGVQVWTSSMVTNVDENGVQIGNERIEAATVLWAAGVRAIGIGRKMGVETDRSGRIMVEEDLSIAGYPEVFVGGDQAHFAHHLEQPLPGMAPVAVQQGKSIGRNIVNDLKGKTRKVFRYTDKGQMATIGRNRAIVEVGNLKFDGSLAWLTWLVVHIYYLSTFRHRVFVLLQWGWSYFMFGHGARLIVNKEWRFYPEKKPGKQKKEPDEAGN; this is encoded by the coding sequence ATGAAGCACGTTGTGATCGTCGGCGGCGGATTCGCCGGCATACATGCCGCCAGGGAACTCGGAAACAGGAAGGACATCCGTGTCACCCTCATCGACAGAAAGAACTACCACCTTTTCCAGCCGCTGCTCTACCAGGTTGCGATGTCCGCCCTCGGACCTTCCGATATAGCCGAACCGTTGCGAAACATGCTGGCTCACTTCCGCAACGTGACGGTATTCAAGGGCAACGTCGTGAATATTTCTCTTGACGAAAAAATCGTCCACACGGACTTCGGCGACATGTCCTATGACTATCTCGTTCTGGCCTGCGGCGTGAAACACCATTACTTCGGCCATGAGGAATGGGAGGAGCACGCGCCGGGCCTGAAGACCATCGCACAGGCGACAGAAATACGGCGCAGGGTCATGGAAGCCTACGAGGCAGCGGAAAGAACGGCGGACCCCGTGGAAAGGAAAAAACTGCTGACCTTCGTCATCGTCGGCGGCGGTCCCACCGGCGTCGAACTCGCCGGCTCCATCGGAGAAATGAGCAGGTTCACGCTGTCGAGATTCTACAAGCACATCGATCCGAAGCTCACCAGGATCTTTATCGTCGAAGCCGCTCCGAGAATACTCGGACCCTTCGCTCCGGAACTTTCCAGCAAGGCGACACGCGCTCTCGAACAGCTCGGAGTGCAGGTGTGGACAAGCAGCATGGTGACCAACGTCGATGAAAACGGCGTCCAGATCGGCAACGAACGCATCGAGGCCGCGACCGTGCTCTGGGCGGCCGGCGTCAGGGCAATCGGCATCGGCAGAAAAATGGGCGTCGAAACCGACCGTTCCGGCAGAATCATGGTGGAAGAAGATCTCAGCATTGCGGGATACCCGGAAGTGTTCGTCGGCGGAGACCAGGCGCATTTCGCCCACCACCTCGAACAGCCGCTTCCCGGCATGGCTCCGGTAGCGGTGCAGCAGGGCAAGTCCATCGGCAGGAACATCGTGAACGATCTGAAAGGAAAAACCCGCAAGGTTTTCCGCTATACCGACAAGGGGCAGATGGCGACCATCGGCAGAAACAGGGCCATCGTGGAGGTAGGCAATCTCAAGTTCGACGGCAGCCTGGCCTGGCTCACGTGGCTGGTCGTGCATATCTATTATCTTTCGACCTTCCGACACCGGGTGTTCGTCCTCCTTCAGTGGGGATGGTCCTACTTCATGTTCGGCCACGGAGCGCGCCTGATCGTCAACAAGGAATGGCGCTTCTATCCTGAGAAAAAGCCGGGGAAGCAGAAAAAAGAACCGGATGAGGCAGGAAATTGA
- a CDS encoding nitroreductase family protein — translation MNDTIRTILDRRSVRAYRPGRIESKELDLILEAGRYAPSAMNQQAWHFTVVRDREMLDKLESSFRTVFLESGIEALRKVAGRDDFRVFYNAPTLIIVSGDSTALAPSYDCTLAMENMMLAAASLGIGSCWMHAVMMCYATEKGRKLFNELGLAFPENHEPYAAAVFGYRAAPLSAPEPRKTDVVTIIG, via the coding sequence ATGAACGATACCATACGGACGATACTCGACCGCAGGAGCGTGCGCGCCTACCGGCCCGGGCGGATCGAAAGCAAGGAACTCGATCTGATTCTTGAAGCGGGTCGTTACGCGCCGAGTGCGATGAACCAGCAGGCGTGGCACTTTACCGTGGTTCGCGATCGCGAAATGCTCGATAAGCTGGAATCGTCGTTCAGGACGGTGTTTCTCGAATCCGGAATTGAGGCTCTTCGCAAGGTCGCCGGGCGTGACGATTTCCGTGTTTTTTACAACGCGCCGACGCTAATCATCGTGAGCGGTGACAGCACCGCGCTGGCCCCAAGTTACGACTGTACGCTCGCGATGGAAAACATGATGCTCGCGGCGGCGTCCCTCGGTATCGGTTCCTGCTGGATGCACGCGGTCATGATGTGTTACGCAACGGAAAAGGGCCGGAAACTCTTTAATGAACTCGGCCTTGCTTTTCCCGAAAACCACGAGCCCTACGCGGCGGCTGTGTTCGGCTACAGGGCTGCGCCCCTGTCCGCGCCGGAGCCGAGGAAAACCGACGTTGTCACTATAATCGGCTGA
- the purE gene encoding 5-(carboxyamino)imidazole ribonucleotide mutase, with translation MTAKQENRTPLVGILMGSDSDFDIMNEAASVLDEFAIPYEVSVISAHRTPADLERYASEAKTKGLKVIIAGAGGAAHLPGVTAALTVLPVIGVPIFSKKLNGQDSLYSIVQMPAGIPVATVGIDNARNGALMAVQILALGDPSIMTALEAFREKLADASRGKNKKVQEKLNAAC, from the coding sequence ATGACCGCAAAGCAAGAAAACAGAACCCCCCTTGTGGGTATACTGATGGGATCCGACTCGGACTTCGATATCATGAATGAAGCCGCGTCGGTTCTCGATGAATTCGCAATTCCCTACGAGGTTTCAGTGATTTCGGCGCATCGCACGCCCGCCGATCTCGAACGCTACGCTTCAGAAGCAAAAACGAAAGGCCTGAAAGTCATCATTGCCGGAGCCGGAGGCGCGGCGCATCTTCCCGGGGTTACCGCAGCGCTGACCGTACTTCCGGTCATCGGAGTGCCGATCTTCAGCAAGAAACTCAACGGACAGGACTCGCTTTACTCGATCGTACAGATGCCTGCGGGCATTCCGGTCGCGACGGTAGGCATCGACAATGCCCGTAACGGTGCTCTGATGGCCGTCCAGATACTGGCGCTCGGCGATCCGTCGATCATGACCGCTCTTGAGGCGTTCCGGGAAAAGCTTGCCGACGCTTCACGCGGAAAAAACAAAAAAGTGCAGGAAAAACTCAATGCAGCCTGCTGA
- a CDS encoding Coenzyme F420 hydrogenase/dehydrogenase, beta subunit C-terminal domain produces MTETNGPVHQKGICSSCGLCSITEWPQHESLRSCVFTNGWLGKREKMLFGRQRNPEDPVEMRFGISTRRLTARMREPLPDAQWGGIVTHIARKAFESGIVEGVVTLHHEDGDHFFSRPVLATCRRDILASKGNKPVLSPVLRSLQNAFSLKLKSILVIGAGCHMHVLRDFQERYPYLGDMDIHTVGIPCVDNVRRTRFHWILERMSRSPETARHIEFMQDFRIHIRHTDGSIEKIPYFSLPEELSNPDLFPEACMSCFDYLNGLSDITVGYLAAKFVPKEKRQWVIVRTEKGRKLFELVEKELDICPESGKWACEKFIRANAERIIDSMKERKSAYSSDRRIPLWLGKAMSTLLSVIGPKGIGFAHYSVDFHLIRHYYYVKYRHPEKLDILVPEHVRAILGEYGLPL; encoded by the coding sequence ATGACGGAAACAAACGGCCCCGTCCACCAAAAAGGGATATGCAGTTCCTGCGGCCTCTGCTCGATAACCGAATGGCCCCAGCATGAAAGCCTCCGGAGCTGCGTCTTCACGAACGGATGGCTGGGAAAGCGGGAAAAGATGCTTTTCGGCAGACAACGCAATCCTGAAGATCCAGTCGAGATGCGCTTCGGCATCTCGACGCGGCGGCTTACCGCGAGGATGCGGGAGCCGCTTCCCGACGCTCAGTGGGGCGGCATCGTCACGCATATCGCCCGCAAAGCGTTCGAGAGCGGGATCGTGGAAGGGGTTGTCACACTGCATCATGAAGACGGGGATCATTTTTTCTCTCGGCCTGTACTGGCGACATGCCGCCGGGATATCCTCGCATCCAAAGGCAACAAACCGGTGCTTTCACCGGTGCTGCGCTCGCTACAGAATGCGTTCAGCCTCAAACTCAAAAGCATCCTTGTCATTGGCGCCGGTTGCCACATGCACGTTCTCAGGGATTTTCAGGAACGCTACCCCTATCTCGGCGACATGGATATCCATACCGTCGGGATCCCCTGTGTGGACAACGTGCGGCGGACACGTTTTCACTGGATACTCGAACGCATGTCCCGTTCACCTGAAACGGCGCGCCACATCGAGTTCATGCAGGATTTCCGAATCCACATACGGCATACCGACGGCTCGATCGAGAAAATCCCCTACTTCAGTCTTCCGGAAGAACTGTCGAACCCCGACCTCTTTCCCGAAGCCTGCATGAGCTGCTTCGACTACCTCAACGGGCTGTCGGATATCACCGTCGGTTACCTTGCAGCGAAGTTCGTTCCAAAGGAAAAAAGACAATGGGTCATTGTCCGCACGGAAAAAGGACGAAAACTGTTCGAGCTGGTGGAGAAGGAGCTCGACATCTGTCCGGAATCAGGAAAATGGGCGTGCGAAAAATTCATTCGGGCCAACGCGGAACGGATCATCGACAGCATGAAAGAGAGGAAAAGCGCCTATTCGTCCGACAGAAGGATTCCCTTGTGGCTCGGCAAGGCGATGTCGACACTGCTGAGCGTCATCGGGCCTAAAGGAATCGGGTTCGCACACTACTCGGTTGATTTCCATCTGATTCGGCACTACTACTATGTAAAATACCGCCATCCTGAAAAACTTGACATTCTGGTGCCGGAACATGTCCGCGCCATCCTCGGGGAATACGGCCTCCCCTTGTAA
- a CDS encoding uridine kinase family protein, producing the protein MLGDVLLINDQHKSAARSILQRVQDDRREMEKQHGNCKFVVAISGESGAGKSELAHSLALLLKALDIRVKILHTDNYYRVHPLERRAHRVNSAYESVGVDEYDWELLHENIDDFRENRQVFIPCIDIITEEVDQLFTDFSKIELLVIDGLYAIRTEGVDLRVFIDLTYHETKINQLLRCKEPTDGYRWQVLEREHHHVRALKPLADLHVDRDFKVVDPDRAVY; encoded by the coding sequence ATGTTAGGAGACGTTTTGCTGATCAACGATCAGCATAAATCGGCCGCCAGGTCCATATTGCAGCGCGTGCAGGATGACAGGCGGGAAATGGAAAAACAGCACGGTAACTGCAAATTCGTGGTTGCCATTTCCGGCGAGTCGGGTGCCGGAAAATCGGAACTGGCGCATTCGCTCGCGCTTCTCCTCAAGGCTCTCGATATCCGCGTCAAGATCCTGCACACGGACAACTATTACCGGGTTCATCCGCTGGAACGAAGGGCTCACCGGGTTAACAGCGCCTACGAATCCGTCGGAGTAGATGAGTATGACTGGGAGCTTCTGCATGAGAATATCGATGATTTCAGGGAAAACCGTCAGGTTTTCATTCCCTGCATCGATATCATCACGGAGGAAGTCGACCAGTTGTTCACCGATTTCAGCAAGATCGAACTGCTGGTCATCGACGGTCTTTACGCCATCCGTACCGAAGGCGTCGATCTGAGGGTGTTCATCGATCTGACCTATCACGAGACGAAGATCAACCAACTGCTTCGATGCAAGGAGCCGACCGACGGTTACCGCTGGCAGGTGCTCGAACGGGAGCATCACCATGTGCGCGCCCTGAAACCGCTTGCCGACCTGCATGTTGACAGGGATTTCAAGGTTGTCGATCCTGACAGGGCCGTGTACTGA